The DNA window GTCTCTCTGATTATTTCTATCATTGTTTCTATTTTGATAACTTCCAAAGCGACCTCGATTATTTCCGTCATTGAAATTCCTGTGAGGAGCATGGGAGGgagtaatttttttaccttttcgaTAAATTTCCTTTGGAGCTGAATTATTCTGAGGAAAATTACTTGGATAAGGTTTCTCTTCAGTTTTTGGGGCTGGAGCACTGCTGATGTATTCCTTGCCATCAGTTGTGATAAAGAATGGATCAACAGATTCTTCTATAGAATCCTTGTTATTGGAGTTGGATTTACTCATTTTACCCTTTTTAAGTCGGCGTTCTACATCATCAAGTTCTTCATTTAATTTGGATTTTGTAGTTTTTTCAAGCAAAGTAGCACTATCTTTGGATTCATCCTTCTTCGAAAATGTACTAGACAAGCCTGAAATTTTGGTAGCACCAGTTTTGTTTCCCTTCAGTGGATTCTTCAAAGATTGTCCTCCAATACTTCCATTTTCATTATCTGAATCACTCTCctcttcataactttcttcgtcACTGTTTCCTTCATCACTATCTTCTGCGACACCTCCCCCATTCTCTCCCATACTGTCCTCACTACTTTCTTCCTCTTCACCACTTTCTTCACTATCCTCACTTTCGTCTTCAGATTTTTGCCGCTTGAAAGCTTTCTGAAATGTCTCTCGATCAAATTCATCACTATTCCCACTCTCTAGATCTTCATCAGAGGAGGAATCCATAAAACTTTTACGTTTACTAGTTTCCTTACCGCTGGAATTGGGTAGATTTGCAGGTTTCAGGGAGCTGTCAACACTGCTCATCTTTGAAGGAATTTTTCCCTTGCCACTTTCTTTGAATTTCGGGTTCACTTGATCTGTCAAAACACTTTTTTTAGCTTTAGTAGAAATTGGTGTGCTTTGCTTATTTTTTGGGGACTGATTATGATGGGAATTATCACTTGCAATGTGCTTCACAGGGGTGACAGAGAAAATGTTGTTCCCTGGGGTCCTTACTACACTACACTTGACAGAAGTGTTCTGAGCAGAGATGGTCTGTTTTGGTCTACTCACAACCTTCTGGACCAGATCCTCCATGACTTCTTTCCATGTTGGATGTTCGGAACGAAATTTGTCAATGACAGAAACCAGGATTTTATGAGTACCAAATCTAGCCAGAACTTTGGTTTCAAGGGGTATATTTGGCTgtaaacaaagagaaaaaatcgatAGAATCAGTAAGGAGTAGGCTGATAATAAGAAGTAGTAACCACAAATATCAAGCAAATTCTGAAATGTCATGATGAGATTAGAAggatttttaaaatcaacacAAACTCAAAGAAATACATGACAGATTTCCGTAGCCTCTATTTAGAGGGCAATTTCCATAACTAAATACGATTTGCAATATTATTTTAGTATTATTTCTGTAATTATACTGATTACTGAGAAGGCTGATTTCAAACCATCTCGGATTCAATTTGCTGTCAGTCTTGGTTCTGCATTTTGGATTTTGCTTCGATGTTTGATTGATACACGTCTCAAACTTTTATAATCATTGCCATCATACATATGGTCCTTCTCTGACATAAAgatattatttaattttgacatgagccctgccaaGTACTGATTTACTTTTACTTATAAACATGGACGCACCAAGTCATATTTCAGAATAAAATGAGTTAGGAGTAGTTTTAATTCACCGTAtcacaaattttcttcagtCAAAACTTCAATTGTgagcaaaaatatttatgacATAGAAATAGACATCAAGATAGATGTCAGGAATTTGCTCTGTCTATGACATAGAGTCTtgtggaggaataaaacttcaaacctctttttctcagtttaaactTGATGCTGCTTTTCTATTAAACTCGGTCAATCGTATAGTGacctcattattatttttaaaaatttaaaatgcttaaaaatacaggaaaaatgTTTCTGATAACCTCCACCTTGTTTTTCTAACTTTTGCTGACAGTTAATACACACCGTTAGGAACACTCATCTATTATTCTCAAGCCACACTCAAGAATGttaatttttggaggaaaaaaaaataaattaaatattttagttCAAAGGTCAGTTCCATTGGGTGTGATTGCTGAAAGAAATCAACCTACAAATTCTGCAATTtaggaaaaatacaattttggacCCTAGAGTTtcatttccggaatttccaaGAATTATGTCAACCAGGTGCCTGCTGACACTAGCTGGCAAAAAATTATTCTAGGTGGCactagccaccccggcccaatcctaaaaaactccccctaaaaatttgacgaccaaaaaaaaaaaaaaaaccgacgggtggctgctgcctaactagttatACATGAAGAAACTCGATCGGGCTTTTCTGCACATATCTTTTACAGcactttcccaaaaattcggttcctcctaaattaaaaattcaatactttttcagtaccttcatatggtgaaattcgaaaaatattaaaaatattaataattcaaAATCCACGCACAAATCGTGCCAAAAGTGGCATAGCATCAACTGGCTGCACACTTGTGATACAGTTGGCAAATACTGCACTTTGAATTAATAAGCAAGGGATTGCGTACTTTCCAGTTTATCTTTAGAAACATGCATAGCACgagatgaaaaattttggaccttcTTACAGAGTTTCCATaccttttcagtacttccagacggCCCTCAAAAATTTAGTAGATAATATTACTTTACAGACTAGTAGAGAGCCTGCTGACAAATCTCAATATAAATCTCATCCCTCCAAAGAATAAGTTCTGCTTTGCTGAACACTACTCCACTGAGCTCTTTAGACTCATAATATTTGAAATGCTTAGATGCAGATTTTGAGACACAATTCCTGAAATACAATAAGTGATACATTCCTACTAGTCTACAAACCTGAACTTTCGACCTGTTTTCGTTAACATACGGTTTTTTTGTAAATTGCCCACCTCtagaaatttcttaaatttcaaaaatcatccCATGCCTTCcactaattttaagttttaaatagAAAGCTTCTCGCCTTTGTGAggatcaattaatttttttgacaaagTTATAACTAACTGTGCTgatggaggaaaatatttatcaatACCTGTAGAGAATGTAGCTTTAAATATGCTTACCTTACTGATAACACTTTCACAATTTTctgttttcaaaacaaattttgagacatcatctggtaaaattttctgtaacaAAACAGAATATTATAGCATACTACAAGAGACAGAAATATACAAAAATGCCAGAGGAATTGAGTTTATATATTGAACAACGTTACTACCTTGGTTAAGACGTT is part of the Bemisia tabaci chromosome 1, PGI_BMITA_v3 genome and encodes:
- the LOC109039713 gene encoding uncharacterized protein — translated: MALDLETLNGQISSMRGSVKQVKTHLINKLTREAKKLREKKGTEEQKKQNQKKADRFIEEVMLMKKILPDDVSKFVLKTENCESVISKPNIPLETKVLARFGTHKILVSVIDKFRSEHPTWKEVMEDLVQKVVSRPKQTISAQNTSVKCSVVRTPGNNIFSVTPVKHIASDNSHHNQSPKNKQSTPISTKAKKSVLTDQVNPKFKESGKGKIPSKMSSVDSSLKPANLPNSSGKETSKRKSFMDSSSDEDLESGNSDEFDRETFQKAFKRQKSEDESEDSEESGEEEESSEDSMGENGGGVAEDSDEGNSDEESYEEESDSDNENGSIGGQSLKNPLKGNKTGATKISGLSSTFSKKDESKDSATLLEKTTKSKLNEELDDVERRLKKGKMSKSNSNNKDSIEESVDPFFITTDGKEYISSAPAPKTEEKPYPSNFPQNNSAPKEIYRKGKKITPSHAPHRNFNDGNNRGRFGSYQNRNNDRNNQRDFGDNGDRRDAFFKNDRKSFNKNNRGNFSHNNRGNFSNVNDRRNSFNNNNKYENFDGSRKGNFSNYNDRRNSFNKNDGRSFNGNNRGKPYNYNDRKSGPGSNFNSKDRFNSQKQGPKFDSNRQSSGNSDHLHPSWEAKKKMSTLAPFQGIKTVFND